The Allocatelliglobosispora scoriae genome contains a region encoding:
- a CDS encoding ABC transporter substrate-binding protein, whose protein sequence is MTSSLTRRAGRLAACITLSAVTALAASACGAKKEEAPTTTGVAAGKAVSVADFGGMEALVAAAKKEGQLNVITLPPDWANYGEIIKAFSDKYAIKVNSDNPDGSSADEIAAVKTLKGQDRAPDVLDLGVAFALSGAAEGLFAPYKVAAWDKIPAAQKDAQGRWFNDYGGYVSIGCDAKRIAVCPQTFADLTKPEYKGKVALNGNPTKSGSAIAAVYAASLANGGSFDDIQPGIDFFAKLHKSGNFIPVESTPATVEKGETPISLDWDYLNAGYAKEFAAKGVDWKVVVPTDGKYANYYSQAINLDAPHPAAARLWEEYLYSTEGHNLWLKGYARPVLLPAMIADGTASAEFVAALPKVEGEPKFPTPDQNNKAKATLVEKWAKALAG, encoded by the coding sequence ATGACCTCGTCACTCACCCGCCGGGCCGGTCGCCTGGCGGCCTGCATAACGCTCTCGGCCGTCACGGCACTCGCCGCCTCCGCGTGCGGCGCCAAGAAGGAGGAGGCGCCCACCACCACGGGCGTCGCCGCCGGCAAGGCCGTCTCCGTCGCCGACTTCGGCGGCATGGAGGCGCTCGTCGCCGCCGCTAAGAAGGAGGGCCAGCTCAACGTCATCACGCTCCCGCCGGACTGGGCCAACTACGGCGAGATCATCAAGGCGTTCAGCGACAAGTACGCCATCAAGGTGAACAGCGACAACCCGGATGGCTCCAGCGCCGACGAGATCGCCGCGGTGAAGACCCTCAAGGGTCAGGACCGGGCCCCCGACGTGCTCGACCTCGGCGTCGCGTTCGCCCTCAGCGGCGCGGCCGAGGGCCTCTTCGCGCCCTACAAGGTCGCGGCGTGGGACAAGATCCCGGCGGCGCAGAAGGATGCGCAGGGCCGCTGGTTCAACGACTACGGCGGCTACGTCTCGATCGGCTGCGACGCCAAGCGGATCGCGGTCTGCCCGCAGACCTTCGCCGACCTCACCAAGCCGGAGTACAAGGGCAAGGTGGCGCTCAACGGCAACCCGACCAAGTCCGGCTCGGCGATCGCGGCCGTCTACGCCGCGTCGCTCGCCAACGGCGGCTCCTTCGACGACATCCAGCCCGGCATCGACTTCTTCGCCAAGCTGCACAAGTCCGGCAACTTCATCCCGGTCGAGTCGACCCCGGCCACGGTCGAGAAGGGCGAGACCCCGATCAGCCTCGACTGGGACTACCTCAACGCCGGTTACGCCAAGGAGTTCGCGGCGAAGGGCGTCGACTGGAAGGTCGTCGTGCCGACCGACGGCAAGTACGCCAACTACTACTCCCAGGCGATCAACCTCGACGCGCCGCACCCGGCCGCCGCGCGCCTGTGGGAGGAGTACCTCTACAGCACCGAGGGTCACAACCTCTGGCTCAAGGGCTACGCCCGCCCCGTCCTGCTGCCCGCGATGATCGCCGACGGCACCGCGTCCGCCGAGTTCGTCGCCGCGCTGCCCAAGGTCGAGGGCGAGCCGAAGTTCCCGACGCCGGACCAGAACAACAAGGCGAAGGCCACCCTGGTCGAAAAGTGGGCCAAGGCACTGGCCGGCTGA
- a CDS encoding TIGR03364 family FAD-dependent oxidoreductase, translating to MRVIVVGGGILGLMHAHAAIGRGHEVIHLEREAGTRGASVRNFGLVWVSGRTTGPELDLALRARQLWQEIGAVIPRVGFRPNGSLTILGTPTELAVAEEVCARPDAESRGLRLLDPAEARRINPSLGGDLLAAVHSDRDAAVESRLVPQAIRDALDATGRYTWLPGREVRELGDGPSIVDHLGDRHDGDLVIQCTGAAHTGLSGRHLSAAPLRRVRLQMMQTAPFGTPVTTSIADADSMRYYPAWDTPARAALPPQHPVAAEGKMQLLLVQRLDGGLTIGDTHEYAEPFAFDLDERYYEYVREAAERILGRTLPPIVRRWAGVYSQTTDDAIYHRSQPSPGVIVVTGPGGRGMTLSPAIAEETFK from the coding sequence ATGCGGGTGATCGTCGTCGGCGGCGGCATCCTGGGCCTGATGCACGCCCATGCCGCGATCGGGCGCGGCCACGAGGTGATCCACCTCGAACGCGAAGCGGGCACGCGGGGCGCGAGCGTGCGCAACTTCGGCCTGGTCTGGGTCTCCGGCCGCACCACCGGCCCCGAGCTCGACCTCGCCCTGCGGGCTCGGCAGCTCTGGCAGGAGATCGGCGCCGTGATCCCGCGGGTCGGCTTCCGCCCCAACGGTTCACTGACCATTCTGGGTACGCCCACCGAGCTCGCCGTCGCCGAGGAGGTCTGCGCCCGGCCCGACGCCGAGAGCCGGGGCCTGCGACTGCTCGACCCGGCCGAGGCGCGCCGGATCAACCCGTCGCTCGGCGGCGACCTGCTCGCCGCCGTGCACAGCGACCGCGACGCCGCCGTCGAGTCCCGACTGGTGCCGCAGGCGATCCGGGATGCGCTCGACGCGACCGGCCGATACACGTGGCTGCCGGGCCGGGAGGTCCGCGAGCTCGGCGACGGACCGTCCATCGTGGACCATCTCGGTGACCGGCACGACGGCGACCTGGTCATCCAGTGCACCGGCGCGGCGCACACCGGCCTGTCCGGTCGGCACCTGTCGGCGGCGCCGCTGCGACGCGTACGCCTCCAGATGATGCAGACCGCGCCCTTCGGCACACCCGTGACCACGTCGATCGCCGACGCCGACTCGATGCGCTACTACCCCGCCTGGGACACCCCCGCCCGCGCCGCCCTGCCCCCGCAGCACCCGGTCGCGGCGGAAGGAAAGATGCAGCTCCTCCTGGTGCAGCGCCTCGACGGCGGCCTGACGATCGGCGACACCCACGAGTACGCCGAGCCCTTCGCCTTCGACCTCGACGAGCGCTACTACGAGTACGTCCGCGAGGCCGCCGAGCGGATCCTCGGCCGGACCCTGCCGCCGATCGTCCGCCGCTGGGCCGGGGTCTACTCGCAGACCACCGACGACGCCATCTACCACCGATCGCAGCCGAGCCCCGGCGTGATCGTCGTGACCGGACCGGGCGGACGGGGCATGACCCTCTCCCCCGCCATCGCCGAGGAGACCTTCAAGTGA
- a CDS encoding RICIN domain-containing protein, whose amino-acid sequence MFRVPPSRSPWAVRRLATAAAVLIAVPVAVLAASMLPSQAASTPTAGGVYTLVPGASGKCLEVPGGSTASGTLLTQAACSAGAARQQWRVTASAGKFNLVNVGSGMCVDVPGGATSSGLQLQQWGCGSGQSNQLWSFTASSAASGKYLVNTSSGGLCVSDEDGSTAGNNPIVQETCSDIARMQWSFNLVGAAPSPTGRTWSTTADGFAAGTTGGAGGTTVTVTNQADLVRYAASSSAYVIRVAGTITVTPYGTEISVASNKTIIGVGTSGRIKNGGFFLGVGTRNVIIRNLTIGDTLMADDDPDDKVYDYDGIQMDTADHVWIDHNTITRTNDGIIDSRKDTTNLTVSWNNLGVTNKAFGIGWTTNVTSRMTIHHNYIHDTNQRNPSTDNVAYAHLYNNYLRNITSYGNLSRGATKMVLENSYFENVANPYYPESTAQLVQRGSILVNCSGKALTSGSAFNPSSFYSYTLDAASSVPSLVTTYAGPQSTIGA is encoded by the coding sequence ATGTTCCGTGTTCCACCCTCCCGATCCCCGTGGGCCGTGCGCCGGCTCGCCACGGCGGCGGCGGTGCTGATCGCCGTACCCGTCGCGGTGCTCGCGGCCTCGATGCTCCCGTCGCAGGCGGCGAGCACCCCGACCGCGGGCGGTGTCTACACCCTCGTTCCCGGTGCCAGCGGCAAGTGCCTGGAGGTGCCGGGCGGTTCGACCGCGAGCGGCACGCTGCTGACGCAGGCGGCGTGCAGTGCGGGTGCCGCCCGGCAGCAGTGGCGGGTGACCGCCAGTGCCGGGAAGTTCAACCTGGTCAACGTCGGCAGCGGCATGTGCGTCGATGTCCCCGGCGGTGCGACCAGCTCCGGGCTGCAGCTCCAGCAGTGGGGCTGCGGCAGCGGGCAGTCCAACCAGCTGTGGAGCTTCACCGCGTCCTCGGCCGCGTCGGGCAAGTACCTCGTCAACACCTCGTCCGGCGGGCTGTGCGTGAGCGACGAGGACGGCTCCACGGCGGGCAACAACCCGATCGTGCAGGAGACCTGCTCCGACATCGCCCGCATGCAGTGGTCGTTCAACCTGGTCGGTGCGGCCCCGAGCCCGACGGGCCGCACCTGGTCCACCACGGCCGACGGCTTCGCGGCCGGCACGACCGGCGGTGCGGGTGGGACCACGGTCACGGTCACCAACCAGGCAGACCTCGTCCGGTACGCCGCCAGCAGCTCCGCGTACGTGATCCGGGTGGCCGGCACGATCACCGTGACGCCCTACGGCACGGAGATCTCCGTCGCGTCGAACAAGACGATCATCGGGGTCGGGACGAGCGGCCGGATCAAGAACGGCGGCTTCTTCCTCGGCGTCGGCACCCGCAACGTCATCATCCGCAACCTCACCATCGGTGACACTCTGATGGCCGACGACGACCCCGACGACAAGGTCTACGACTACGACGGCATCCAGATGGACACCGCCGACCACGTGTGGATCGACCACAACACGATCACGCGGACCAACGACGGGATCATCGACAGCCGCAAGGACACGACGAACCTGACGGTGTCGTGGAACAACCTCGGCGTCACCAACAAGGCGTTCGGCATCGGCTGGACGACGAACGTCACGTCCCGGATGACGATCCACCACAACTACATCCACGACACCAACCAGCGCAATCCCAGCACCGACAACGTGGCCTACGCCCACCTCTACAACAACTACCTCAGGAACATCACCTCCTACGGGAACCTGTCTCGGGGCGCGACGAAGATGGTGCTGGAGAACAGCTACTTCGAGAACGTGGCCAACCCGTACTACCCGGAGTCCACGGCGCAGCTCGTGCAGCGCGGCAGCATCCTGGTCAACTGCAGCGGCAAGGCGCTGACCAGCGGATCGGCGTTCAACCCGAGCAGCTTCTACTCCTACACCCTCGACGCCGCGTCGAGCGTGCCGTCCCTGGTCACGACCTATGCCGGTCCGCAGTCCACGATCGGAGCCTGA
- a CDS encoding ABC transporter permease, translating to MSGPGATAAPGRAPAHPRRRRSATLLAAVPLLAFVGFFFGLPMLAVLIGAVTTTDPVAHTTTLTTQNLSRSVQGAYLDALESSVKLSAVTAALGVLLGTVLAQAVVASRWRGLRNLVVTASGVLANFGGVPLAFAFIATLGISGVVTQLLDLGSLGWSLYTPAGLAVVYLYFLIPLMVLVIAPALDGLRPQWREAAANCGATGRQFWRHVGLPVLAPSLLGGFVLLFGTAFAAYATAAAMVGSVLPLVTLQIADALSGNVLVGQEGVASALALDMVVVAIIVMAIYLPLQRRSARWLR from the coding sequence TTGTCCGGTCCGGGTGCCACTGCGGCGCCCGGCCGGGCTCCGGCCCATCCCCGCCGCCGCCGCTCGGCCACCCTGCTCGCCGCCGTGCCGCTGCTCGCCTTCGTCGGCTTCTTCTTCGGGCTGCCGATGCTCGCCGTCCTCATCGGCGCCGTCACCACCACCGACCCGGTCGCGCACACCACCACGCTGACCACGCAGAACCTGAGCCGGTCGGTGCAGGGCGCATACCTCGACGCGCTCGAATCCAGCGTCAAGCTCTCCGCCGTCACCGCCGCGCTCGGCGTCCTGCTCGGCACGGTCCTCGCCCAGGCCGTCGTCGCCAGCCGGTGGCGCGGGCTGCGCAACCTCGTCGTCACCGCCTCCGGCGTGCTCGCCAACTTCGGCGGCGTGCCGCTCGCCTTCGCCTTCATCGCCACCCTCGGCATCTCCGGCGTCGTGACGCAGCTCCTCGACCTGGGCAGCCTCGGCTGGAGCCTCTACACCCCGGCCGGGCTCGCCGTCGTCTACCTCTACTTCCTCATCCCGCTGATGGTGCTGGTGATCGCACCGGCCCTCGACGGGCTGCGCCCGCAGTGGCGGGAGGCCGCCGCCAACTGCGGTGCCACCGGCCGGCAGTTCTGGCGCCACGTCGGCCTGCCGGTGCTCGCACCGTCGCTGCTGGGCGGGTTCGTGCTGCTCTTCGGCACCGCCTTCGCCGCATACGCCACCGCCGCCGCCATGGTGGGCAGCGTGCTGCCGCTCGTCACGCTGCAGATCGCCGACGCGCTCTCCGGCAACGTCCTCGTCGGACAGGAGGGCGTCGCCTCGGCGCTCGCCCTCGACATGGTCGTCGTCGCCATCATCGTGATGGCGATCTACCTCCCCCTGCAGCGACGGAGCGCCCGATGGCTGCGGTGA
- a CDS encoding GntR family transcriptional regulator yields MEAPTYLALADELERLLATEPAGARVASEHELARRHGVNRLTARAALDELEQRRVVRRRRGSGTFVSRRYDVIVSPLAMPNWAQLVRAAGGTAHAEVVGAELAAAPDEIGAALGVSGPLLVVQRVGRVDGQRALFKTSWLAADLVPGLTEALPRHDSLLAAIEGAYGLQPVRHALRAEIVAPPVHVVTALELPRNTEVVRIDSRTDSDRTGRRVEITHSWLRTDVFRLVVDLQG; encoded by the coding sequence ATGGAGGCACCGACATACCTGGCTCTCGCCGACGAACTCGAGCGGCTGCTCGCCACCGAGCCGGCCGGGGCCAGGGTCGCCTCCGAGCACGAGTTGGCCCGGCGTCACGGCGTCAACCGGCTCACCGCCCGGGCCGCGCTGGACGAGCTGGAGCAGCGCCGGGTCGTGCGTCGCCGCCGGGGGAGCGGCACCTTCGTCAGCAGGCGCTACGACGTGATCGTCTCGCCGCTCGCGATGCCGAACTGGGCGCAGCTCGTTCGTGCCGCGGGCGGCACCGCGCATGCCGAGGTCGTCGGCGCCGAGCTCGCGGCGGCACCCGACGAGATCGGTGCCGCGCTGGGGGTGAGCGGACCGCTGCTCGTGGTGCAGCGGGTGGGCCGGGTCGACGGGCAGCGGGCGCTGTTCAAGACGAGCTGGCTCGCGGCCGACCTCGTTCCCGGGCTCACCGAGGCGCTACCGCGCCACGATTCGCTGCTCGCGGCGATCGAGGGCGCCTACGGGCTGCAGCCGGTGCGGCACGCGCTGCGGGCGGAGATCGTGGCGCCGCCGGTGCACGTGGTGACGGCGCTGGAGCTGCCGCGCAACACCGAGGTGGTGCGGATCGACAGCCGCACCGACAGCGACCGCACCGGCCGGCGGGTCGAGATCACCCACTCCTGGCTGCGCACCGACGTCTTCCGCCTCGTCGTCGACCTGCAGGGTTAG
- a CDS encoding ABC transporter permease yields MAAVKPNRWWHGLVLGVAGLYFGAPLVASLVFSIDIPGQGVTAQAYTGILDAPGFLDSLWLSLLLAASTIVLVLALTVPAMVAARLRPGRLGSVLEVVCTLPLVVPPIAFVAGIGSILRLGPDRLSETPLYQTFLAVQDERFPIALVLSYTILALPFVYRSLDAGLRTLDVVTLTEAARNCGASPWQVLRRVLLPNLRSSLASAAFLTLALVLGEYTIARILTFETFPVWIVKISGSEARLSVAVSLLSLLITWLLLLALSSAGTKTTTSEE; encoded by the coding sequence ATGGCTGCGGTGAAGCCCAACCGGTGGTGGCACGGGCTGGTGCTCGGCGTCGCCGGGCTCTACTTCGGAGCGCCGCTCGTCGCATCCCTCGTCTTCAGCATCGACATCCCGGGGCAGGGGGTGACCGCGCAGGCATACACCGGCATCCTCGACGCGCCCGGGTTCCTGGACAGCCTGTGGCTCTCGCTGCTGCTCGCCGCCTCGACGATCGTGCTGGTCCTGGCCCTCACCGTGCCCGCGATGGTGGCGGCCCGACTGCGACCGGGGCGCCTGGGCAGCGTGCTGGAGGTCGTCTGCACCCTGCCGCTGGTGGTGCCGCCGATCGCCTTCGTCGCCGGGATCGGCTCCATCCTGCGGCTGGGGCCGGACCGGTTGTCGGAGACGCCGCTCTACCAGACGTTCCTCGCGGTGCAGGACGAGAGATTCCCCATCGCGCTCGTGCTCTCCTACACGATCCTGGCGCTGCCGTTCGTCTACCGGTCGTTGGACGCCGGTCTGCGTACCCTCGACGTCGTCACGCTGACCGAGGCGGCGCGCAACTGCGGCGCGAGCCCGTGGCAGGTCCTGCGCCGCGTGCTCCTGCCCAACCTGCGCAGCTCGCTGGCGAGCGCCGCGTTCCTCACGCTCGCGCTGGTGCTCGGCGAATACACCATCGCCCGGATCCTGACCTTCGAGACGTTCCCCGTGTGGATCGTCAAGATCAGCGGCAGTGAGGCGCGGCTCTCGGTCGCGGTCTCGCTGCTCAGCCTGCTGATCACCTGGCTGCTGCTGCTGGCGCTGTCCAGCGCGGGCACCAAGACCACCACGAGCGAGGAGTGA
- a CDS encoding phosphonatase-like hydrolase, which translates to MTHDWTTTPRPRLACLDMAGTTVGDDGLVERAASAALAGQGLDPGTAGHAAALDVVRRTMGQSKITVFREIFDGREEAAVAANAAFESAFTEFVAVGEVTALPGTEQALAELREAGLAVVLTTGFARSTQDAILDALGWRDLIDLALVPGEALRGRPFPDLILHAALRLSIDDVRSIVVAGDSVNDIGSGVRAGAAVVAGVLGGAHDADALAAAGATHLIGSVAELPGLLRQE; encoded by the coding sequence GTGACCCACGACTGGACCACCACACCCCGGCCGCGCCTGGCCTGCCTGGACATGGCCGGGACCACCGTCGGCGACGACGGCCTCGTCGAGCGGGCCGCCTCGGCCGCGCTCGCCGGGCAGGGGCTCGACCCCGGCACGGCCGGCCACGCCGCCGCACTCGACGTGGTGCGCCGCACCATGGGCCAGTCGAAGATCACCGTCTTCCGGGAGATCTTCGACGGCCGGGAGGAGGCCGCCGTCGCGGCGAACGCGGCGTTCGAGTCCGCTTTCACCGAGTTCGTGGCGGTCGGCGAGGTGACCGCGCTGCCCGGCACCGAGCAGGCCCTCGCCGAACTGCGCGAGGCAGGGCTCGCCGTCGTGCTGACCACGGGTTTCGCCCGCTCCACACAGGACGCCATTCTCGACGCCCTGGGGTGGCGAGACCTGATCGATCTGGCGCTCGTCCCCGGCGAAGCGCTGCGCGGGCGTCCCTTCCCCGACCTGATCCTGCACGCGGCACTACGCCTAAGCATCGACGATGTACGATCTATTGTGGTCGCGGGCGACAGCGTCAACGACATCGGCAGCGGCGTGCGGGCCGGGGCCGCGGTCGTCGCCGGTGTCCTCGGCGGCGCACACGACGCCGACGCGCTGGCCGCGGCGGGCGCCACGCACCTGATCGGCAGCGTCGCAGAGCTGCCCGGCCTGCTGCGGCAGGAGTAG
- a CDS encoding pectinesterase family protein — translation MSRHRILRWAALATMLLTAVPLSALLLSAPSEAASTPTAGGVYTLVPGASGKCLEVPGGSTASGTLLTQAACSAGAARQQWRVTASAGKFNLVNVGSGMCVDVPGGASTSGLQLQQWGCGSAQTNQLWSFTASSAASGKFRVVNAATALCVSDKDGSTAGNNPIVQETCSDIARMQIAFNLVGSAPPTDPAGKPTVAADGSGVYATVQAAVNAVPNGNTTRRIITIKAGTYRETVVIPATKPYITLQGLGSSSTGTVIVNNHNAADGSANNGSTVTVFGHDFTATNLTISNDYGIGVQALALNLNNDRGIFSNVRLLGNQDTLLVNNAARVYFVNSYVEGTVDFIYGGGIAVFNACQIYEKRTTGGPITAASTPAANTYGFLIYRSTVSGAVANTTQLGRPWRQDAQVLYRESSLTSTIKTSQPWTDMSTSTWQNARFFEYRNTGAGAGVNGNRPQMTDAQAANYTPQKYLAGSDGWNPL, via the coding sequence ATGTCCCGTCATCGCATCCTTCGCTGGGCAGCACTCGCGACCATGCTGCTGACCGCCGTACCGCTCTCGGCGCTGCTGCTCTCCGCACCCTCCGAGGCGGCGAGCACTCCGACCGCGGGCGGTGTCTACACCCTCGTTCCCGGTGCCAGCGGCAAGTGCCTGGAGGTGCCGGGCGGTTCGACCGCGAGCGGCACGCTGCTGACGCAGGCGGCGTGCAGTGCGGGTGCCGCCCGGCAGCAGTGGCGGGTGACCGCCAGTGCCGGGAAGTTCAACCTGGTCAACGTCGGCAGCGGCATGTGCGTCGATGTCCCCGGCGGTGCGAGCACCTCCGGGCTGCAGCTCCAGCAGTGGGGCTGCGGCAGCGCACAGACCAATCAGCTGTGGAGCTTCACCGCGTCCTCGGCCGCGTCGGGCAAGTTCCGCGTCGTCAACGCCGCCACCGCGCTGTGCGTGAGCGACAAGGACGGCTCCACGGCGGGCAACAACCCGATCGTGCAGGAGACCTGCTCCGACATCGCCCGGATGCAGATCGCCTTCAACCTCGTCGGCTCGGCACCCCCGACCGATCCCGCCGGTAAGCCGACCGTGGCCGCCGACGGTAGCGGCGTCTACGCCACCGTGCAGGCGGCGGTCAACGCCGTACCGAACGGCAACACCACCCGGCGGATCATCACGATCAAGGCGGGCACCTACCGCGAGACGGTCGTCATCCCCGCCACCAAGCCCTACATCACCCTGCAGGGCCTGGGCTCGTCGTCGACCGGGACGGTGATCGTCAACAACCACAACGCCGCCGACGGCAGCGCCAACAACGGCTCGACGGTCACGGTCTTCGGCCATGACTTCACCGCGACGAACCTGACGATCTCCAACGACTACGGCATCGGCGTACAGGCGCTGGCGCTCAACCTCAACAACGACCGGGGGATCTTCTCCAACGTGCGGCTGCTGGGCAACCAGGACACCCTGCTCGTCAACAACGCCGCCCGGGTCTACTTCGTCAACTCCTATGTGGAGGGAACGGTCGACTTCATCTACGGCGGCGGCATCGCGGTCTTCAACGCCTGCCAGATCTACGAGAAGCGCACCACCGGCGGACCGATCACCGCGGCGAGCACTCCCGCCGCCAACACCTACGGCTTCCTGATCTACAGGTCCACCGTCAGCGGCGCGGTCGCGAACACCACCCAGCTCGGACGGCCCTGGCGGCAGGACGCGCAGGTGCTCTACCGCGAGTCGTCGCTGACCTCGACGATCAAGACCAGCCAGCCGTGGACCGACATGTCGACCAGCACCTGGCAGAACGCCCGGTTCTTCGAATACCGCAACACCGGTGCGGGAGCCGGCGTCAACGGCAACCGTCCCCAGATGACCGACGCGCAGGCCGCCAACTACACCCCGCAGAAATACCTCGCGGGGTCCGACGGGTGGAATCCGCTGTAG
- a CDS encoding HAD family hydrolase, protein MSGLLAVLCDMDGTLVDTEGCWAAAVEAVAAEHGILLTPRQLADRAGQAAPVTAAFLAGLGAELDGLQEQLDVAFHERVAQDGVEWRPGAQRLLDLLGAADVPLALVTASARRIADTVLATIGAERFAVTVAAEDTVRTKPHPDPYLLAMAMLGFPAEKCVAIEDTPTGVASALAAGCGVLAVPSVVAIDPAPGLVLVDSLVGVGLDLFADAVRAPSGVR, encoded by the coding sequence ATGAGCGGGCTGCTGGCCGTCCTCTGCGACATGGACGGCACCCTCGTCGACACCGAGGGCTGCTGGGCCGCGGCCGTCGAAGCCGTCGCCGCCGAGCACGGGATCCTGCTGACGCCCCGGCAGCTCGCCGACCGGGCCGGGCAGGCCGCACCCGTCACGGCGGCCTTCCTCGCCGGGCTCGGCGCCGAACTCGACGGATTGCAGGAGCAGCTCGACGTCGCCTTCCACGAGCGGGTCGCGCAGGATGGCGTCGAGTGGCGGCCCGGCGCGCAGCGGCTGCTCGACCTGCTCGGTGCCGCCGACGTGCCGCTCGCACTCGTCACCGCGTCGGCTCGACGGATCGCGGACACCGTACTCGCCACGATCGGCGCGGAGCGGTTCGCCGTCACGGTCGCCGCCGAGGACACCGTTCGGACCAAGCCGCACCCGGACCCCTATTTGCTGGCGATGGCGATGCTCGGCTTCCCTGCCGAGAAGTGCGTCGCGATCGAGGACACGCCGACCGGGGTGGCTTCGGCGCTGGCGGCGGGGTGCGGGGTGCTCGCGGTGCCGTCGGTCGTGGCGATCGACCCTGCGCCGGGACTGGTGCTGGTCGACTCGCTGGTCGGGGTCGGGCTCGACCTCTTCGCCGACGCTGTGCGAGCCCCGTCCGGGGTGCGTTGA
- a CDS encoding ABC transporter ATP-binding protein: MSTTTGARVEFRALRRTFGTTVALDGLDLTVEPGELMALLGPSGCGKTTALRMVAGFDHPDAGQVLVDGTDIVNVPANRRDAGMVFQSYSLFPNLSARDNVAFGLRIRKVPSHARRTRADELLELVGLPTQGNRFPHQLSGGQQQRVALARALALRPRVLLLDEPLSALDAQVRLTLREEISRLQKELGITTIFVTHDQEEALSIADRVAVLRDGRLEQCDTPVDLYRSPATAFVAGFVGTMNRIPGHLTGDGAVTVVGQRLPVTGTAPAGPEVDVLVRPEDLRVSADDDGDARVVTASFLGATTRLFLRLPDGAGVKADLPTRDAAALTPGTQVLVRLVDHPVMVAAR; this comes from the coding sequence ATGAGCACCACCACCGGAGCGCGGGTCGAGTTCCGCGCGCTGCGCCGCACCTTCGGCACGACCGTGGCCCTCGACGGCCTCGACCTCACCGTCGAACCCGGCGAGCTGATGGCGCTGCTCGGGCCGTCCGGCTGCGGCAAGACCACCGCGCTGCGGATGGTCGCCGGATTCGACCATCCCGACGCCGGGCAGGTCCTCGTCGACGGCACCGACATCGTCAACGTGCCCGCCAACCGCCGCGACGCCGGCATGGTCTTCCAGTCCTACAGCCTCTTCCCCAACCTGTCGGCCCGCGACAACGTCGCCTTCGGCCTGCGCATCCGCAAGGTGCCGAGCCACGCCCGGCGCACCCGCGCCGACGAACTGCTGGAACTCGTCGGGCTGCCCACCCAGGGGAACCGGTTCCCACACCAGCTCTCCGGCGGCCAGCAGCAGCGGGTCGCGCTCGCACGAGCCCTCGCCCTGCGGCCCCGGGTGCTGCTCCTCGACGAACCGCTCTCCGCGCTCGACGCCCAGGTACGCCTCACCCTGCGCGAGGAGATCTCCCGACTGCAGAAGGAGCTCGGCATCACCACGATCTTCGTCACCCACGACCAGGAGGAGGCGCTCTCCATCGCCGACCGGGTCGCGGTGCTGCGCGACGGACGCCTCGAACAGTGCGACACCCCCGTCGACCTCTACCGCAGCCCCGCCACAGCGTTCGTCGCGGGCTTCGTCGGCACGATGAACCGGATCCCCGGGCACCTCACCGGCGACGGTGCCGTCACCGTCGTCGGGCAGCGCCTCCCCGTCACCGGGACCGCACCCGCCGGGCCCGAGGTCGACGTCCTGGTACGCCCCGAGGACCTGCGCGTCTCCGCCGACGACGACGGCGACGCCCGCGTCGTGACCGCCTCCTTCCTCGGCGCCACGACCCGTCTCTTCCTGCGGCTGCCCGACGGCGCCGGGGTCAAGGCGGACCTGCCCACCCGTGACGCCGCCGCCCTCACCCCCGGTACGCAGGTCCTGGTCCGCCTCGTCGACCACCCCGTCATGGTCGCCGCCCGATGA